From the Caldibacillus debilis DSM 16016 genome, the window CCTTCCTTTTCATGTACAGCCGGCATCCGGATCAGCTGGCCTACGCCCAGACCGTCGCCTTCGCCACCTTGATCCTCGCCCAGCTGATCCATGTGTACGATTGCCGCAGCGAAAGATCCATCTTCGCCAGAAACCCCTTCGAAAATCATTTTTTGAATGGGGCGGTCCTTTCCTCCTTCCTGTTGATGCTTCTGGTCATCTACTACCCGCCTTTGCAGCCGGTGTTCCGGACGGAGGCGATTCTATTGCGGGATTGGCTGTTCATCGCCGCCATGGCCGCGCTCCCGACCTTTTTGCTCACGGGCACATTTTATTTAAGAAATCAAAAGCGGTATGATATAATGAAAGAAGGTAATTAGGAGACTTTCTTAATTACCTTCTTTTTATTCCTTTTGATCAGGTGATCCTATGGTTGTGAGCATGACCGGCTACGGCCGCAGCAAGACGGAAAATCCGTCCTACACCATCGAGGCGGAGATCCGTTCGGTGAACCACCGCTTTTTGGATCTGCATATCCGTTCGACGGAGCCGATGATGCATCTGGAGGAAAAGATCAAAAAGTCGATCCAGAAGTTCCTGAAGCGGGGCCGGCTGGACGTCCATCTCAATATCCAACGCCGCCTCCAGTCGGCAAAACAATTAAATGTTGACTGGACCTTGATTGAAGATTATTATCGATTTATCCTGGAATTAAAAAAGAAATATGCGCTAGCGGATGACATCCGGCTCGAACATTTTTTGACCCGGAGCGAATTTTTCCAGTTCACCGACCTGCGTGAAGAGGACGGGGAATTCGAAGCCCTCCTCATGCGGACGGTGGAAGACGCTGCGAAAAACGTATTGGCCATGCGGAAAAGGGAAGGGGAGCTGCTCCAAAGGGAGCTCCTCCATTATCTTTCCTTATTGAAAAAGGAATGGGAGGAATTACAAGCCCTTTCCCCGCAGCCCGTTGAAAGGTACCGGGAACAGCTGTACAAAAAGATCAACCTCCTGACCAACGGAAACATGGACGAAAACAGGCTGCTTACGGAAGTGGCCCTGTTTGCCGACCGCATCGATTTTTCCGAGGAGCTGGACCGGCTAAAGAGCCATTTTGCCCAGTTCGAAGCCGTTTTGGCGGAAGAGGAGCCGGTCGGGCGAAAAATCGACTTCCTCCTTCAGGAGATGAACCGGGAAGTGAACACGATCGGATCGAAGGGCAATGACGCCGGTGTCAGCAAAAAGGTCGTGGAGATGAAAAGCCTGCTTGAAAAAATGAGGGAACAGGCGCAAAATATCGAATGAACCGCGGGCGCCGGGAATTTTCCGTTCCGGGCGAACGCCCAGCGGACGGCCCGGCGCTGTCCATCCGGATGAAACAAGGGATTTCCATCCATCGATATAAAAAATTTGCAAATGGAAGGTGCGACTGCTTGGAAAAGGAAAAAGGACTTTTGATCGTTTTATCCGGACCTTCAGGAGTCGGCAAGGGAACGGTCCGAAAGGAAATTTTCTCCAACCCGGAAAGGAACCTCGTCTATTCCATCTCCGCCACTTCGAGGCCGAAACGGCCCGGAGAAGTCGACGGCGTCGATTATTTTTTCAAAACCCGCGAACAGTTTGAGGAGATGATCGAGCGGGGCGAGCTGCTCGAATATACGGAATATGTGGGCAATTATTACGGAACCCCGCTGGAGTACGTGAAAAAGACGCTGGAGGAAGGGAAGGATGTTTTCCTGGAGATTGAAGTGGAAGGGGCGAAACAAGTCCGGGAGAAGTTTCCGGACGGCATTTTCATCTTCCTCATCCCCCCGAGTTTAAAGGAATTGGAAAAGCGTATCAAAAACCGGGGGACGGAATCCGATGAAACGATCAAGAACCGCATGGAAGTGGCCAAGGAAGAGCTGAAAATGATGGGCTTATACGACTATGTCGTCGAAAATGACGAAGTAAAAGAAGCCTGCCGGAAGATCAAGGCGATCATCGAGGCGGAACATTGCAGAAGGTTCCGCATCCAAAACAAACTGGAAAAATTATTGGGGGGTTGTTGACGCATGCTTTATCCTTCCATTGATGACCTGCTGCAAAAGGTCGATTCCAAATATCTGCTTGTCACCATCGCCGCCAAGCGGGCAAGGGAAATACAGGATACGAAGGAATATTATCTCGACCGTTATGTCTCCGAAAAAAATGTCGGAAAGGCGCTGGAGGAAATCAATGCGGGGATGTTGACGGTCGAAAAGCCGCAAATCAAAGACAGCCTGAAATAACCGGAGGAAAGAAACGGGGTGACCGAAATCGCCCCGTTTTTTATTGATGCGATCACCGACGGATAAAAATGGAGAATGAATATGCCCGGTGCAACCGTGTTTATCGGTGCGATCAACCACGGATAAAATCAAACAATGAATATGCCGGCTGCACCCGCGTTATTTGAAGCGATCATCGGCGGAATCAACTGAAACAGATATGCCCGCTGCCCCATGTTTATTCATGGGATCATCGGCCGACACGAAAAAATGTTTTGGCCGCAATCGCGTTTATCGACGCGATCGTCGGCCGATAAAATCGAAAATGAATATTTCCGCCTCAATCGCGTTTTTTGATGCAATCATCGGTCGATTCCTTCATAATAAGGGTAGGCCAAACGGTTTAAACCACAATCGAAACCATATCTAAACCAAAATGGAGGATTCCGATGGAAGGCAAGAAAATCTTGTTATGCGTGACCGGAGGCATCGCCGCTTACAAGTCGGTCGCCCTGGCCAGCCGGTTGACCCAGGGCGGTTTTTCGGTAAAAGTGGTCATGACGGAAAGCGCGACGAAATTTGTCACGCCCCTAACCTTTCAAGCCATTTCCAGGAACGAAGTATATGTGGACGTCTTTGAAGAAAAAAATCCGGAAAAAATCGCTCACATCGATCTGGCCGAGTGGCCCGATTTGATCCTCATCGCCCCGGCGACGGCCAATATCATCGGCAAACTGGCCGCCGGCGTGGCCGACTGCATGGTGACCGCTACGCTTTTGGCGACGACCCGGCCGGTATGGATCGCCCCGGCGATGAACGTCCATATGTACATGCACCCGATCGTGCAGCGGAATATCGAAACCCTTAAATCCATCGGCTGCCGTTTCATCGAACCGGGAGAAGGTTATTTGGCCTGCGGTTATGTCGGAAAAGGGCGGATGGCGGAACCGGAAGCGATCGCGGAACAGGTCTCTGAATTTTTTGCCCATGACGGGAACCGGTTTTTGGAAGGGAAGACGGTTTTGGTCACCGCCGGCCCGACCCGGGAAAGGATCGACCCCGTCCGTTACCTGTCCAATGATTCCTCCGGGAAGATGGGCTATGCCTTGGCGGAAGCGGCCGAACGGCTCGGCGCCCGCGTCATTCTCGTCTCCGGCCCCGTCCGATTGCAGAAACCCTTTGGCGTGGAGGTCGAAGAAGTGGAGAGCGCGGAGGAAATGTATCGGGCCGTCCTCCGGCATTTTCCCCGGGCGGACATCG encodes:
- a CDS encoding YicC/YloC family endoribonuclease, which produces MVVSMTGYGRSKTENPSYTIEAEIRSVNHRFLDLHIRSTEPMMHLEEKIKKSIQKFLKRGRLDVHLNIQRRLQSAKQLNVDWTLIEDYYRFILELKKKYALADDIRLEHFLTRSEFFQFTDLREEDGEFEALLMRTVEDAAKNVLAMRKREGELLQRELLHYLSLLKKEWEELQALSPQPVERYREQLYKKINLLTNGNMDENRLLTEVALFADRIDFSEELDRLKSHFAQFEAVLAEEEPVGRKIDFLLQEMNREVNTIGSKGNDAGVSKKVVEMKSLLEKMREQAQNIE
- the gmk gene encoding guanylate kinase, with product MEKEKGLLIVLSGPSGVGKGTVRKEIFSNPERNLVYSISATSRPKRPGEVDGVDYFFKTREQFEEMIERGELLEYTEYVGNYYGTPLEYVKKTLEEGKDVFLEIEVEGAKQVREKFPDGIFIFLIPPSLKELEKRIKNRGTESDETIKNRMEVAKEELKMMGLYDYVVENDEVKEACRKIKAIIEAEHCRRFRIQNKLEKLLGGC
- the rpoZ gene encoding DNA-directed RNA polymerase subunit omega, with translation MLYPSIDDLLQKVDSKYLLVTIAAKRAREIQDTKEYYLDRYVSEKNVGKALEEINAGMLTVEKPQIKDSLK
- the coaBC gene encoding bifunctional phosphopantothenoylcysteine decarboxylase/phosphopantothenate--cysteine ligase CoaBC is translated as MEGKKILLCVTGGIAAYKSVALASRLTQGGFSVKVVMTESATKFVTPLTFQAISRNEVYVDVFEEKNPEKIAHIDLAEWPDLILIAPATANIIGKLAAGVADCMVTATLLATTRPVWIAPAMNVHMYMHPIVQRNIETLKSIGCRFIEPGEGYLACGYVGKGRMAEPEAIAEQVSEFFAHDGNRFLEGKTVLVTAGPTRERIDPVRYLSNDSSGKMGYALAEAAERLGARVILVSGPVRLQKPFGVEVEEVESAEEMYRAVLRHFPRADIVIKAAAVADYRPKRTEPEKIKKNGGGMTIELEPTVDILKELGKRKEGQFLVGFAAETENIEEYALKKLKEKNADMIIANNVKEEGAGFGTDTNIVTVFTSAGEKKAYPIMAKQRLAYEIFKEIDRNMRASRK